The following proteins are encoded in a genomic region of Drosophila miranda strain MSH22 chromosome 4, D.miranda_PacBio2.1, whole genome shotgun sequence:
- the LOC108161415 gene encoding uncharacterized protein LOC108161415, giving the protein MPNIVALKLSGAQSPGAGAGGDNGSLVLVALDQLALQQQINANFIFHAISNYKKTPFERKTLHFIAKKWMHLQLLWREFRLRDKQIRRVSHKDSHCQEHGYFQQELFELVHDKYMAARSCLSRDKRKLLAPAPAPAPIVFAQPTK; this is encoded by the coding sequence ATGCCCAATATTGTGGCATTGAAGCTGAGCGGTGCCCAAAgtcctggtgctggtgctgggggCGATAACGGTAGTCTGGTGCTGGTGGCCTTGGATCAATTGGCGCTGCAGCAACAAATCAATGCAAATTTCATTTTCCATGCAATTTCCAACTACAAGAAGACCCCGTTCGAGCGTAAAACGTTGCACTTTATTGCCAAAAAGTGGATGCACTTGCAGTTGCTGTGGCGAGAGTTCCGGCTGAGGGATAAGCAAATACGACGCGTCAGTCACAAGGATTCGCACTGCCAGGAGCATGGCTACTTTCAGCAGGAGCTCTTCGAGCTGGTCCACGACAAATATATGGCGGCCAGGAGCTGTCTCAGTCGTGACAAAAGGAAACTGcttgccccagccccagccccagcccccatAGTGTTTGCTCAGCCAACGAAATGA